A part of Pseudomonas sp. HR96 genomic DNA contains:
- a CDS encoding glutamine synthetase family protein, protein MSVPPRAVQLNEANAFLKEHPEVLYVDLLIADMNGVVRGKRIERTSLHKVYEKGINLPASLFALDINGSTVESTGLGLDIGDADRICYPIPDTLSNEPWQKRPTAQLLMTMHELEGEPFFADPREVLRQVVSKFDELGLTICAAFELEFYLIDQENVNGRPQPPRSPISGKRPHSTQVYLIDDLDEYVDCLQDILEGAKEQGIPADAIVKESAPAQFEVNLHHVADPMKACDYAVLLKRLIKNIAYDHEMDTTFMAKPYPGQAGNGLHVHISVLDKDGRNIFTSEDPEQNAALRHAIGGVLETLPASMAFLCPNVNSYRRFGAQFYVPNSPCWGLDNRTVALRVPTGTPDAVRLEHRVAGADANPYLLMAAVLAGVHHGLTNKVEPNEPVEGNSYEQNEQSLPNNLRDALRELDDSEILARYIDPKYIDIFVACKESELEEFEHSISDLEYNWYLHTV, encoded by the coding sequence ATGTCGGTACCCCCGCGTGCCGTTCAGCTTAACGAAGCGAACGCATTCCTTAAGGAACATCCTGAGGTTCTGTACGTCGACCTTCTGATTGCAGATATGAACGGTGTCGTTCGTGGCAAACGAATCGAACGCACCAGCCTCCACAAGGTTTACGAGAAAGGCATCAACCTGCCGGCCTCGCTGTTCGCCCTGGACATCAACGGCTCCACGGTGGAAAGCACCGGCCTGGGTCTGGACATCGGCGACGCCGACCGCATCTGCTATCCCATCCCTGACACCCTCTCCAATGAGCCTTGGCAGAAGCGCCCGACCGCGCAGCTGCTGATGACCATGCACGAGCTCGAAGGCGAGCCGTTCTTCGCCGACCCGCGTGAAGTGCTGCGCCAGGTGGTGAGCAAGTTCGACGAGCTGGGCCTGACCATCTGCGCCGCATTCGAGCTGGAGTTCTATCTGATCGACCAGGAGAACGTGAACGGCCGGCCGCAGCCGCCACGCTCGCCGATTTCCGGCAAGCGTCCGCACTCGACTCAGGTCTACCTGATCGACGACCTCGACGAATACGTCGACTGCCTGCAGGACATCCTCGAAGGGGCCAAGGAGCAGGGCATCCCGGCCGACGCGATCGTCAAGGAAAGCGCCCCGGCGCAGTTCGAGGTCAACCTGCATCACGTCGCCGACCCGATGAAGGCCTGCGATTACGCGGTACTGCTCAAGCGCCTGATCAAGAACATCGCCTACGACCATGAGATGGACACCACCTTCATGGCCAAGCCGTACCCCGGCCAGGCTGGCAATGGCCTGCATGTGCATATCTCGGTGCTGGATAAAGACGGTCGCAACATCTTTACCAGCGAGGATCCCGAGCAGAACGCCGCATTGCGTCACGCAATCGGCGGTGTGCTCGAGACCCTGCCCGCGTCGATGGCCTTCCTCTGCCCCAACGTCAACTCGTACCGCCGTTTCGGCGCGCAGTTCTATGTGCCGAACTCGCCCTGCTGGGGCCTGGACAACCGCACCGTGGCCCTGCGCGTACCGACCGGCACACCGGACGCCGTGCGCCTGGAGCACCGCGTAGCCGGGGCGGATGCCAACCCCTACCTGCTGATGGCGGCGGTCCTGGCCGGCGTGCACCACGGTTTGACCAACAAGGTCGAGCCGAACGAGCCGGTGGAAGGCAACTCCTACGAGCAGAACGAGCAGAGCCTGCCAAACAACCTGCGCGATGCCCTGCGCGAGTTGGACGACAGCGAAATCCTCGCTCGGTATATCGATCCCAAGTACATCGACATTTTTGTCGCCTGCAAGGAAAGCGAGCTGGAGGAGTTCGAACACTCCATCTCCGACCTTGAGTACAACTGGTATCTGCACACCGTCTAG
- the ssuD gene encoding FMNH2-dependent alkanesulfonate monooxygenase — MSLNIFWFLPTHGDGHYLGTSEGARAVDHGYLQQIAQAADRLGFGGVLIPTGRSCEDSWLVAASLIPVTQRLKFLVALRPGIISPTVAARQAATLDRLSGGRALFNLVTGGDPDELAGDGLFLSHEERYEASVEFTRIWRRVLEGETVDYDGKHLTVKGAKLLYPPVQQPRPPLYFGGSSDAAQDLAAEQVELYLTWGEPPEAVAEKIAAVREKAAKLGRSVRFGIRLHVIVRETNAEAWAAADRLISHVDDETIKRAQASLARFDSVGQQRMAALHGGSKEKLEVSPNLWAGVGLVRGGAGTALVGDGPTVAARVKEYAALGIDTFIFSGYPHLEESYRVAELLFPHLDVERPGLPEGASYVSPFGEMVANDILPKAAAQS; from the coding sequence ATGAGCCTCAATATTTTCTGGTTCCTGCCCACCCACGGTGATGGCCATTACCTTGGCACCTCCGAAGGTGCACGGGCGGTCGATCACGGCTACCTGCAACAGATCGCCCAGGCCGCCGACCGCCTGGGCTTCGGTGGCGTGCTGATTCCGACCGGGCGCTCCTGCGAAGATTCCTGGCTGGTGGCGGCCTCGCTGATCCCGGTGACCCAGCGCTTGAAGTTCCTCGTTGCGCTGCGTCCGGGCATCATTTCTCCCACCGTTGCCGCGCGGCAGGCGGCGACCCTCGACCGCCTTTCCGGCGGCCGTGCGCTGTTCAACCTGGTAACCGGCGGCGATCCGGACGAACTGGCGGGTGACGGCCTGTTCCTCAGCCATGAAGAGCGTTACGAAGCTTCGGTGGAATTCACCCGCATCTGGCGCCGCGTGCTGGAAGGCGAGACGGTCGACTACGACGGCAAGCACCTGACCGTCAAAGGCGCCAAGCTGCTCTATCCACCGGTGCAGCAGCCGCGGCCGCCGTTGTATTTCGGTGGCTCCTCGGATGCCGCGCAGGACCTCGCTGCCGAACAGGTCGAGCTGTACCTGACCTGGGGCGAGCCGCCGGAAGCGGTCGCCGAGAAGATCGCCGCCGTGCGCGAGAAGGCCGCCAAGCTGGGCCGCAGCGTACGCTTCGGCATCCGCCTGCACGTGATCGTGCGCGAGACCAACGCTGAAGCGTGGGCAGCCGCCGACCGCCTCATCTCCCACGTCGACGACGAGACCATCAAGCGTGCGCAGGCGTCCCTGGCGCGCTTCGATTCGGTCGGCCAGCAACGCATGGCGGCCCTGCACGGTGGCAGCAAGGAAAAGCTCGAAGTCAGCCCCAACCTGTGGGCCGGGGTCGGCCTGGTGCGCGGCGGTGCCGGCACGGCGCTGGTCGGCGATGGCCCGACCGTGGCCGCGCGGGTCAAGGAGTACGCGGCGCTGGGCATCGACACCTTCATCTTTTCCGGCTATCCGCACCTGGAAGAGTCGTATCGAGTGGCCGAACTGCTGTTCCCGCACCTGGACGTCGAGCGTCCGGGCCTGCCCGAGGGCGCGAGCTACGTGAGCCCGTTCGGCGAGATGGTGGCCAACGACATCCTGCCCAAAGCCGCAGCACAAAGCTGA
- a CDS encoding TetR/AcrR family transcriptional regulator has product MTRTVTPRKPRARSQARIDTILDAARVLLASEGVGSLSIYSVADRAGIPPSSVYHFFASVQALLEALTADVHAAFRACLQAPIDIARMRDWRDLSRLVEQRMLDIYEEDAAARQLILAQHGLSEVTQADRQHDLELGKLMHQLFDRHFELPRLPDEVDVFALAMELGDRVYARSMQLHGHITPRMAEEGMRVFDAYLGLYLPPFLARRATA; this is encoded by the coding sequence ATGACGCGCACCGTCACGCCCCGCAAACCCCGAGCGCGCAGTCAGGCGCGCATCGACACCATCCTCGATGCCGCACGGGTGCTGCTGGCCAGCGAAGGGGTCGGCAGCCTGTCGATCTACAGCGTTGCCGACCGGGCCGGCATCCCGCCCTCCTCCGTCTACCATTTCTTCGCCAGCGTCCAGGCCCTGCTCGAGGCGCTCACCGCCGACGTGCACGCGGCGTTTCGTGCCTGCCTGCAGGCCCCCATCGATATCGCCCGCATGCGCGATTGGCGTGATCTTTCACGCCTGGTCGAGCAACGCATGCTGGATATCTACGAAGAGGATGCGGCCGCGCGCCAGTTGATCCTGGCGCAGCATGGGCTCAGTGAAGTGACCCAGGCCGACCGCCAGCACGACCTGGAGCTGGGCAAGCTGATGCACCAGCTGTTCGACCGCCACTTCGAACTGCCGCGCCTGCCGGACGAAGTCGACGTGTTCGCGCTGGCCATGGAACTGGGGGACCGCGTGTATGCGCGGTCCATGCAGCTGCACGGGCACATCACCCCGCGCATGGCCGAGGAAGGCATGCGCGTGTTCGATGCGTATCTGGGGTTGTATCTGCCACCTTTTCTGGCTCGCCGCGCGACCGCCTGA
- a CDS encoding sulfonate ABC transporter substrate-binding protein, whose amino-acid sequence MRTQILRRSLFALFSAAVAFGALSQAQADTLRIGYQKYGTLVLLKARGSLEKRLAEQGVQVQWTEFPGGPQLLEGLNVGSIDFGVTGETPPVFAQAAGADLVYVAYEPPAPASEAILVPKDSPIKSVAELKGKKVVLNKGSNVHYLLVRALEDAGLKYSDIQTVFLAPADARAAFERGAVDAWVIWDPYQAAAENQLKARTLRDASGLADNHQFYLATRPFAAEHPQVIATLIDEVRSVGEWSKAHPDEVTAQVAPLLGLPADITLTSVKRQGYGAGFMTPEVIAAQQKIADSFYQLKLIPKPLSVKDVIWTPPGKKVASAQ is encoded by the coding sequence ATGCGCACCCAGATTTTGCGCCGCAGTCTTTTCGCCTTGTTCAGCGCCGCCGTTGCGTTCGGCGCGTTGAGCCAGGCCCAGGCCGACACCCTGCGTATCGGTTACCAGAAATACGGCACCCTGGTGCTGCTCAAGGCGCGCGGTTCGCTGGAAAAACGCCTCGCCGAACAAGGCGTGCAGGTGCAATGGACCGAGTTTCCGGGTGGGCCGCAGCTGCTAGAGGGCTTGAACGTCGGCTCGATCGATTTCGGCGTCACCGGCGAAACCCCTCCGGTGTTTGCCCAGGCGGCCGGTGCCGATCTGGTGTATGTCGCCTATGAGCCGCCAGCGCCTGCCAGCGAGGCGATCCTGGTGCCCAAGGATTCGCCGATCAAATCGGTTGCCGAGCTCAAGGGCAAGAAGGTGGTGCTCAACAAAGGCTCCAACGTGCACTACCTGCTGGTGCGTGCGCTGGAGGATGCCGGCCTCAAGTACAGCGACATCCAGACCGTGTTCCTGGCGCCGGCCGACGCTCGCGCGGCTTTCGAGCGCGGCGCGGTGGACGCCTGGGTGATCTGGGACCCGTACCAGGCCGCCGCCGAAAACCAGCTAAAGGCGCGCACCCTGCGTGACGCCAGCGGCCTGGCCGACAACCACCAGTTCTACCTGGCGACCCGGCCTTTCGCCGCCGAGCATCCACAGGTGATCGCCACCCTGATCGACGAAGTGCGCTCGGTGGGCGAGTGGTCCAAGGCCCACCCGGATGAAGTCACCGCACAAGTCGCGCCGCTGCTCGGCCTGCCGGCCGACATCACCCTGACCTCGGTCAAGCGCCAGGGCTACGGGGCCGGTTTCATGACCCCCGAGGTGATCGCGGCGCAGCAGAAAATCGCCGACAGCTTTTACCAGCTCAAACTGATTCCCAAACCCTTGTCCGTGAAAGACGTGATCTGGACGCCGCCCGGCAAGAAAGTCGCCAGCGCCCAGTAA
- a CDS encoding glutamine synthetase family protein, with the protein MSNNLDQLTDWLKEHKITEVECLIADLTGITRGKISPTNKFIAEKGMRLPESVLLQTVTGDYVEDDIYYELLDPADIDMICRPDENAVFLVPWAIEPTAQVIHDTYDKQGNPIELSPRNVLKKVLKLYADRGWQPIVAPEMEFYLTKRHEDPDFPLEPPIGRSGRPETGRQSFSIEAANEFDPLFEDVYDWCEAQHLDLDTLIHEDGTAQMEINFRHGNALHLADQILVFKRTMREAALKHNVAATFMAKPMTGEPGSAMHLHQSIIDLHTGKNIFSNEEGGMSQLFLHHIGGLQRFIPELLPLFAPNVNSFRRFLPDTSAPVNVEWGEENRTVGLRVPDAGPQNRRVENRLPGADANPYLAIAASLLCGYIGMVEGINPSAPVQGRGYERRNLRLPLTIEDALERMENSKTIEKYLGKKFIVGYVAVKRAEHENFKRVISSWEREFLLFAV; encoded by the coding sequence ATGAGTAACAACCTCGACCAGCTCACCGATTGGTTGAAAGAACACAAGATCACCGAAGTCGAATGCCTGATCGCCGACCTCACCGGGATCACCCGCGGCAAGATCTCCCCCACCAACAAATTCATTGCCGAAAAGGGCATGCGCCTGCCCGAGAGCGTGCTGCTGCAGACGGTGACCGGCGACTACGTGGAGGACGACATCTACTACGAGCTGCTCGACCCCGCCGACATCGACATGATCTGCCGCCCCGACGAGAACGCGGTGTTTCTCGTGCCCTGGGCCATCGAGCCCACCGCGCAGGTGATCCACGACACCTACGACAAGCAGGGCAACCCCATCGAGCTGTCGCCACGCAACGTGCTCAAGAAGGTCCTCAAGCTGTATGCCGACCGTGGCTGGCAGCCGATCGTGGCGCCGGAGATGGAGTTCTACCTGACCAAGCGCCACGAAGACCCGGACTTTCCGCTGGAACCGCCGATTGGCCGCTCCGGGCGCCCGGAGACGGGCCGGCAGTCGTTCTCCATCGAGGCCGCCAACGAATTCGACCCGCTGTTCGAGGACGTCTACGACTGGTGCGAAGCACAGCACCTGGACCTCGATACGCTGATCCATGAAGACGGCACCGCGCAGATGGAGATCAACTTCCGGCACGGCAACGCCCTGCACCTGGCCGATCAGATCTTGGTGTTCAAACGCACCATGCGCGAGGCTGCGCTCAAGCACAACGTGGCCGCCACCTTCATGGCCAAGCCCATGACCGGCGAGCCGGGCAGCGCCATGCACCTGCACCAGAGCATCATCGACCTGCACACCGGCAAAAACATCTTCTCCAACGAAGAAGGCGGCATGAGCCAGCTGTTCCTGCACCACATCGGCGGCCTGCAGCGCTTCATCCCGGAACTGCTGCCGCTGTTCGCGCCCAACGTCAACTCGTTCCGCCGCTTCCTGCCCGACACCTCGGCGCCGGTCAACGTCGAGTGGGGCGAAGAGAACCGCACCGTAGGCCTGCGCGTACCGGATGCCGGCCCGCAGAACCGCCGGGTCGAAAACCGCCTGCCGGGCGCCGACGCCAACCCCTACCTGGCCATCGCCGCCAGCCTGCTGTGCGGCTACATCGGCATGGTCGAGGGCATCAACCCCAGCGCGCCGGTGCAGGGCCGCGGCTACGAGCGGCGCAACCTGCGCCTGCCGCTGACCATCGAGGATGCGCTGGAACGTATGGAAAACAGCAAGACGATCGAGAAATACCTGGGCAAGAAATTCATCGTCGGCTATGTCGCGGTCAAGCGTGCCGAGCATGAAAACTTCAAGCGCGTGATCAGCTCGTGGGAACGCGAGTTCCTGCTGTTCGCGGTGTGA
- the ssuB gene encoding aliphatic sulfonates ABC transporter ATP-binding protein yields MTVLREQPPHLLRGIPLAARKLRKAFGEREVLREIDLHIPAGQFVAIVGRSGCGKSTLLRLLAGLDQPSSGQLLAGTAALSEAREDTRLMFQEARLLPWKKVIDNVGLGLKGDWRPQALQALEAVGLAERAHEWPTALSGGQKQRVALARALIHKPRLLLLDEPLGALDALTRIEMQQLIERLWQQHGFTVLLVTHDVSEAVAVADRVILIEEGEVGLDLLVDLPRPRARGSHRLASLEAQVLHRVLALPGNPPDPEPTSPLPTQLRWAL; encoded by the coding sequence ATGACCGTGCTCAGAGAACAACCGCCGCATCTGTTGCGCGGCATACCCCTGGCCGCGCGCAAGCTGCGCAAGGCGTTCGGCGAGCGCGAAGTGCTGCGCGAGATCGATCTGCACATCCCGGCCGGGCAATTCGTCGCCATCGTCGGCCGAAGCGGCTGCGGCAAGAGTACCTTGCTGCGCCTGCTGGCCGGTCTCGACCAACCCAGCAGCGGGCAATTGCTGGCCGGCACCGCCGCGCTCAGCGAGGCGCGCGAAGACACCCGGCTGATGTTCCAGGAGGCGCGTCTGCTGCCCTGGAAAAAGGTCATCGACAACGTCGGCCTGGGCCTCAAGGGCGACTGGCGCCCCCAGGCGCTGCAAGCCCTGGAAGCCGTGGGGCTGGCGGAACGGGCCCATGAATGGCCGACCGCGCTGTCCGGCGGCCAGAAGCAACGGGTGGCCCTGGCTCGCGCCCTGATCCACAAGCCGCGGCTGCTGTTGCTGGACGAGCCGCTGGGCGCACTGGACGCCTTGACCCGGATCGAGATGCAGCAGTTGATCGAACGCCTGTGGCAACAGCATGGCTTCACGGTGTTGCTGGTGACCCACGACGTCAGCGAAGCGGTGGCGGTCGCCGATCGGGTGATCCTGATCGAGGAGGGCGAAGTGGGCCTCGACCTGTTGGTCGACCTGCCGCGCCCCCGCGCCCGCGGTTCGCATCGCCTGGCCTCGCTGGAAGCGCAGGTGCTGCACCGGGTGCTGGCCCTGCCGGGCAACCCACCCGACCCGGAGCCGACCTCACCCTTGCCCACCCAACTGCGCTGGGCGCTTTAA
- a CDS encoding TOBE domain-containing protein → MSIKAINVRNQFKGTVKEIIEGPVLSEIDVQTASGIVTSVITTRSVKELELVVGSEVIAFVKSTEVSIAKL, encoded by the coding sequence ATGAGCATCAAAGCGATCAACGTACGCAACCAGTTCAAAGGCACCGTCAAGGAAATCATCGAGGGGCCGGTGCTGTCGGAAATCGACGTGCAGACGGCCTCGGGCATCGTCACCTCGGTGATCACCACCCGCTCGGTCAAGGAGCTGGAGTTGGTGGTGGGCAGTGAGGTGATTGCCTTCGTCAAGTCGACGGAAGTGTCGATCGCCAAGCTTTGA
- the ssuC gene encoding aliphatic sulfonate ABC transporter permease SsuC, with the protein MNNPWLHRLAPWALPVLLLLAWQLSVSAGWLSTRILPSPAAVIEAGVSLVRSGEIWTHLGISTWRAAVGFVIGGSIGLILGFITGLSAWGERLLDSSIQMIRNVPHLALIPLVILWFGIDETAKIFLVALGTLFPIYLNTYHGIRNVDPALVEMSRSYGLSGFGLFRQVILPGALPSILVGVRFALGFMWLTLIVAETISASSGIGYLAMNAREFLQTDVVVLAIVLYAVLGKLADLAARGLERVWLRWHPAYQVVKKTPATAAGSPSVKRSAA; encoded by the coding sequence ATGAACAATCCATGGTTACACCGGCTGGCGCCCTGGGCGCTGCCGGTCCTGTTGCTGCTGGCCTGGCAGCTGTCGGTGTCGGCCGGCTGGCTGTCCACGCGGATCCTGCCATCCCCTGCTGCGGTCATCGAAGCCGGCGTGAGCCTGGTGCGCAGCGGCGAGATCTGGACCCACCTGGGCATCAGCACCTGGCGCGCCGCGGTGGGCTTTGTCATCGGCGGGAGCATCGGCCTGATCCTGGGCTTCATCACCGGGCTGTCGGCCTGGGGTGAACGGTTGCTCGACAGCTCGATCCAGATGATCCGCAACGTGCCGCACCTGGCGCTGATTCCGCTGGTGATCCTGTGGTTCGGCATCGACGAGACCGCGAAGATTTTCCTGGTGGCGCTGGGCACCCTGTTCCCGATCTACCTGAATACCTACCACGGCATTCGCAACGTCGACCCGGCGTTGGTGGAGATGTCGCGCAGTTATGGGCTGTCGGGTTTCGGGCTGTTTCGCCAGGTGATCCTGCCGGGTGCGTTGCCGTCGATCCTGGTGGGTGTGCGCTTCGCCCTGGGCTTCATGTGGCTGACCCTGATCGTGGCGGAAACCATTTCGGCCAGTTCCGGTATCGGTTACCTGGCGATGAACGCTCGCGAATTCCTGCAGACCGACGTGGTGGTTCTGGCCATCGTCCTTTATGCGGTTCTCGGCAAGCTCGCCGACCTTGCCGCCCGTGGCCTGGAGCGCGTCTGGCTGCGCTGGCATCCGGCGTACCAGGTGGTGAAGAAGACCCCGGCCACTGCTGCCGGCAGCCCCTCGGTAAAAAGGAGCGCCGCATGA
- a CDS encoding aspartate aminotransferase family protein, with amino-acid sequence MTTRNPQTLAWQALSGEHHLAPFSDYKQLKEKGPRIITKAQGVHLWDSEGNKILDGMAGLWCVAIGYGREELADAASKQMRELPYYNLFFQTAHPPALELAKAVADVAPAGMNHVFFTGSGSEGNDTVLRLVRHYWALKGQPQKKVIISRINGYHGSTVAGASLGGMSGMHEQGDLPIPGIVHIAQPYWFGEGGEMSAEAFGIWAADELEKKILEVGEDNVAAFIAEPIQGAGGVIIPPDSYWPRIKEILARYDILFVADEVICGFGRTGEWFGSDYYDLKPDLMTIAKGLTSGYIPMGGVIVRDEVVKVINEGGDFNHGFTYSGHPVAAAVGLENIRILRDEKIIERVKSETAPYLQKRLRELADHPLVGEVRGLGMLGAIELVADKATRQRHEGRGAGMICRQFCFDNGLIMRAVGDTMIIAPPLVISFAEIDELLTKARLCLDLTLEAING; translated from the coding sequence ATGACCACCCGCAACCCGCAAACCCTCGCCTGGCAAGCCCTCAGCGGCGAGCATCACCTGGCGCCCTTCAGCGACTATAAACAGCTGAAGGAAAAGGGCCCGCGGATCATCACCAAGGCGCAGGGCGTGCACCTCTGGGACAGCGAGGGCAACAAGATCCTCGATGGCATGGCCGGCCTCTGGTGCGTCGCCATCGGCTATGGCCGCGAAGAGCTGGCCGATGCGGCCAGCAAGCAGATGCGCGAGCTGCCGTACTACAACCTGTTCTTCCAGACGGCCCACCCGCCGGCACTGGAGCTGGCCAAGGCGGTCGCCGACGTGGCGCCGGCCGGCATGAACCATGTGTTCTTCACCGGCTCCGGCTCCGAAGGCAACGACACCGTGCTGCGTCTGGTTCGCCACTACTGGGCGCTCAAGGGCCAGCCGCAGAAGAAGGTCATCATCAGCCGCATCAACGGTTACCACGGCTCCACCGTGGCCGGCGCCAGCCTGGGCGGCATGAGCGGCATGCACGAGCAGGGCGACCTGCCGATCCCTGGCATCGTCCACATTGCCCAGCCCTACTGGTTCGGCGAGGGTGGCGAGATGAGCGCCGAGGCCTTCGGCATCTGGGCCGCCGACGAGCTCGAGAAGAAGATTCTCGAAGTGGGCGAGGACAACGTCGCGGCCTTTATCGCCGAGCCGATCCAGGGCGCCGGCGGGGTGATCATTCCACCGGACAGCTACTGGCCGCGGATCAAGGAAATCCTTGCCCGCTACGACATCCTGTTCGTCGCCGACGAGGTCATCTGCGGCTTCGGTCGCACGGGCGAATGGTTCGGCTCGGACTATTACGACCTCAAGCCGGACCTGATGACCATCGCCAAGGGCCTCACCAGCGGCTACATCCCCATGGGCGGGGTGATCGTGCGCGACGAGGTGGTCAAGGTGATCAACGAGGGCGGCGATTTCAACCACGGCTTCACCTATTCCGGGCACCCGGTGGCGGCGGCCGTGGGCCTGGAAAACATCCGCATCCTGCGCGACGAAAAAATAATCGAGCGGGTGAAAAGCGAAACGGCACCGTATTTGCAGAAACGACTGCGCGAACTCGCCGATCACCCGCTGGTGGGTGAGGTGCGTGGGCTGGGCATGCTCGGAGCGATCGAGCTGGTGGCGGACAAGGCGACCCGCCAGCGTCACGAAGGCCGGGGCGCGGGGATGATCTGCCGGCAGTTCTGCTTCGACAACGGCCTGATCATGCGCGCCGTGGGTGACACCATGATCATTGCGCCACCTTTGGTGATCAGTTTTGCCGAGATCGACGAGTTGCTGACCAAGGCACGCTTGTGCCTGGACCTGACGCTCGAAGCGATCAACGGCTAG
- a CDS encoding peroxiredoxin gives MTIRLGDIAPDFVQDSSAGTIHFHEWLGNSWGVLFSHPADFTPVCTTELGFTAKLKDEFAQRGVKAIALSVDPVDSHHRWIDDINETQATTVNFPILADADRKVSDLYDLIHPNANDTLTVRSLFVIDPNKKVRLTITYPASTGRNFHEILRVIDSLQLTDSHKVATPANWQDGDDVVIVPSLKDEDEIKQRFPKGYKAVKPYLRLTPQPNR, from the coding sequence ATGACCATCAGACTCGGCGACATAGCCCCCGATTTTGTTCAGGATTCCAGCGCCGGCACCATTCATTTCCATGAGTGGCTGGGTAACAGCTGGGGCGTGCTGTTCTCCCACCCCGCCGACTTCACGCCGGTGTGCACCACTGAACTGGGCTTCACCGCCAAGCTCAAGGACGAGTTCGCCCAGCGCGGGGTCAAGGCCATCGCCCTGTCGGTGGACCCGGTCGACTCTCACCACCGCTGGATCGACGACATCAACGAGACCCAGGCGACCACGGTGAACTTCCCCATCCTCGCCGACGCCGACCGCAAGGTGTCCGACCTCTACGACCTGATCCACCCCAACGCCAACGACACCCTGACCGTGCGTTCGCTGTTCGTCATCGACCCGAACAAGAAGGTCCGCCTGACCATCACCTACCCGGCCAGCACCGGGCGCAACTTCCACGAGATCCTGCGGGTGATCGACTCTCTGCAGCTGACCGACAGTCACAAGGTGGCCACCCCGGCCAACTGGCAGGACGGCGACGACGTGGTGATCGTGCCCTCGCTCAAGGACGAAGACGAGATCAAGCAGCGCTTTCCCAAAGGCTACAAGGCCGTCAAGCCGTACCTGCGCCTGACCCCGCAGCCCAACCGCTAA